A genomic window from Candidatus Nitrosoglobus terrae includes:
- the yajC gene encoding preprotein translocase subunit YajC: MSSMLDFFVSSAWAQGQPGPQPPGVLFNVIFFASLLLIFYFLLIRPQQKRVKEHRKLVDGLQAGDEVMIEGGIMGRLMELSDTTAVVEISEDVNIKVRRQSVASVLPKGTLERL, translated from the coding sequence ATGTCTAGCATGCTAGATTTTTTTGTTTCATCAGCTTGGGCGCAAGGACAACCAGGGCCTCAGCCTCCAGGAGTGCTATTTAATGTCATTTTTTTCGCATCTCTGCTCCTTATATTTTATTTCTTATTAATTAGACCGCAGCAGAAGCGAGTTAAAGAACATCGTAAGTTAGTAGATGGATTACAAGCGGGTGATGAGGTAATGATTGAAGGGGGCATTATGGGGCGGCTTATGGAGCTGTCAGATACCACAGCGGTAGTGGAAATTAGTGAGGATGTGAATATTAAAGTACGACGCCAATCTGTGGCTTCAGTTTTACCCAAGGGCACTCTTGAAAGACTTTAA